A single genomic interval of Balaenoptera musculus isolate JJ_BM4_2016_0621 chromosome 14, mBalMus1.pri.v3, whole genome shotgun sequence harbors:
- the CCDC74B gene encoding coiled-coil domain-containing protein 74B isoform X2 produces the protein MSAAACAAGLRPPSSGIPGSRGASRPRLPAVPPYPGQHGAPVGLSEAQKRALDLEKRLQFLQQQHSETLVKLHEEIEHLKRENKDLHYKLIMNQKPQKKGSISSSSFQSNKSISNTVVSANSQGKARPQPTSSKKQDSKADVPQKLDLEEEPLVAALLHSSRVDKALRAQGLAKDKVESSNPAATSVAGSLHKGKQVPGAPPSMRLPPHLCKPATLQQCEVVIRQLRNANLLQAQELQHLKSLLEGSQRPRAAPEEAGPGSPKDQKALHPGATQLPKVATKGVSKKCLILSRVPVAECAVLPALKQSLKSNFAERQRRLQAVQSRRLHYSVL, from the exons ATGAGCGCGGCAGCGTGTGCGGCCGGGCTGCGGCCCCCCAGCTCGGGGATCCCGGGCTCCCGGGGCGCGTCGCGCCCGCGCCTGCCCGCGGTCCCTCCGTACCCCGGGCAGCACGGCGCGCCGGTCGGGCTCAGCGAGGCGCAGAAGCGGGCGCTGGACCTGGAGAAGAGGCTGCAGTTCCTGCAGCAGCAGCACTCGGAGACGCTGGTCAAGCTTCACGAGGAGATCGAGCACCTGAAGCGAGAGAACAAGG ATCTCCACTACAAGCTAATCATGAATCAGAAGCCGCAGAAGAAAG GCAGCATCTCCAGTTCCAGCTTTCAGTCCAACAAGTCCATCTCGAATACAGTGGTGTCAG CCAACTCGCAAGGCAAGGCCAGGCCCCAGCCCACCTCCTCTAAGAAGCAAGACTCGAAAGCTGACGTTCCCCAGAAGTTGGACCTGGAGGAGGAGCCCTTGGTTGCTGCCCTGCTTCACAGCAGCAGGGTGGACAAAGCCCTCAGGGCACAGGGGCTGGCCAA AGACAAAGTGGAGAGCTCTAATCCAGCAGCCACCTCGGTGGCCGGCAGCCTGCACAAGGGCAAGCAGGTGCCAGGGGCGCCCCCCTCGATGAGGCTGCCCCCGCACCTGTGTAAGCCCGCCACACTCCAGCAGTGCGAAGTGGTCATCCGCCAGCTGCGGAATGCCAACCTCCTGCAGGCCCAAGAG CTGCAGCACCTCAAGTCCCTCCTAGAAGGGAGCCAGAGACCCAGGGCTGCCCCCGAGGAGGCCGGGCCCGGTTCTCCCAA GGACCAGAAGGCTCTGCACCCGGGGGCCACGCAGCTCCCCAAGGTCGCCACCAAGGGCGTCTCTAAGAAATG cctgatTCTGAGCCGGGTGCCCGTGGCGGAGTGCGCCGTCCTGCCCGCACTGAAGCAGAGCCTCAAGAGCAACTTCGCCGAGCGGCAGAGACGGCTGCAGGCAGTGCAGAGCCGGCGGCTGCACTACTCGGTGCTCTGA
- the CCDC74B gene encoding coiled-coil domain-containing protein 74B isoform X1 has protein sequence MSAAACAAGLRPPSSGIPGSRGASRPRLPAVPPYPGQHGAPVGLSEAQKRALDLEKRLQFLQQQHSETLVKLHEEIEHLKRENKDLHYKLIMNQKPQKKGSISSSSFQSNKSISNTVVSANSQGKARPQPTSSKKQDSKADVPQKLDLEEEPLVAALLHSSRVDKALRAQGLAKLPPVCSNGCFRDKVESSNPAATSVAGSLHKGKQVPGAPPSMRLPPHLCKPATLQQCEVVIRQLRNANLLQAQELQHLKSLLEGSQRPRAAPEEAGPGSPKDQKALHPGATQLPKVATKGVSKKCLILSRVPVAECAVLPALKQSLKSNFAERQRRLQAVQSRRLHYSVL, from the exons ATGAGCGCGGCAGCGTGTGCGGCCGGGCTGCGGCCCCCCAGCTCGGGGATCCCGGGCTCCCGGGGCGCGTCGCGCCCGCGCCTGCCCGCGGTCCCTCCGTACCCCGGGCAGCACGGCGCGCCGGTCGGGCTCAGCGAGGCGCAGAAGCGGGCGCTGGACCTGGAGAAGAGGCTGCAGTTCCTGCAGCAGCAGCACTCGGAGACGCTGGTCAAGCTTCACGAGGAGATCGAGCACCTGAAGCGAGAGAACAAGG ATCTCCACTACAAGCTAATCATGAATCAGAAGCCGCAGAAGAAAG GCAGCATCTCCAGTTCCAGCTTTCAGTCCAACAAGTCCATCTCGAATACAGTGGTGTCAG CCAACTCGCAAGGCAAGGCCAGGCCCCAGCCCACCTCCTCTAAGAAGCAAGACTCGAAAGCTGACGTTCCCCAGAAGTTGGACCTGGAGGAGGAGCCCTTGGTTGCTGCCCTGCTTCACAGCAGCAGGGTGGACAAAGCCCTCAGGGCACAGGGGCTGGCCAA GCTGCCTCCGGTCTGCTCTAATGGCTGTTTCAGAGACAAAGTGGAGAGCTCTAATCCAGCAGCCACCTCGGTGGCCGGCAGCCTGCACAAGGGCAAGCAGGTGCCAGGGGCGCCCCCCTCGATGAGGCTGCCCCCGCACCTGTGTAAGCCCGCCACACTCCAGCAGTGCGAAGTGGTCATCCGCCAGCTGCGGAATGCCAACCTCCTGCAGGCCCAAGAG CTGCAGCACCTCAAGTCCCTCCTAGAAGGGAGCCAGAGACCCAGGGCTGCCCCCGAGGAGGCCGGGCCCGGTTCTCCCAA GGACCAGAAGGCTCTGCACCCGGGGGCCACGCAGCTCCCCAAGGTCGCCACCAAGGGCGTCTCTAAGAAATG cctgatTCTGAGCCGGGTGCCCGTGGCGGAGTGCGCCGTCCTGCCCGCACTGAAGCAGAGCCTCAAGAGCAACTTCGCCGAGCGGCAGAGACGGCTGCAGGCAGTGCAGAGCCGGCGGCTGCACTACTCGGTGCTCTGA